One Rosa chinensis cultivar Old Blush chromosome 5, RchiOBHm-V2, whole genome shotgun sequence genomic region harbors:
- the LOC112203991 gene encoding uncharacterized protein LOC112203991, translating to MQPVLPVFEGINTTRLSWLTGEVTRLGAVAFHGGTDYMLAECWIENMETYFKMIICTDVERWIVATFLLQDEAKQWWDFVLKTKDVATLTWRCFVGLFRDKYFPASAREQLGIDFISLVQGTMSVRDYEARFSQLYRFVWPMDAEKLARRFEQGLNYEIRERMIILRLPTVAMILDRAIAIERELQASRGESSIVGDFRGKGKAIAEGSNAPGTQDGSRKRQKTCQQAPVGVAAEPTWIAPVGQAVPLRCFNCNELGHVARNCVKPKCRKCYKCGLKGHVVRECLLVDFSLTYECGML from the exons ATGCAGCCTGTTCTGCCTGTTTTTGAGGGCATCAATACTACTCGCCTATCATGGTTGACTGGGGAAGTTACTAGATTGGGAGCAGTCGCATTTCATGGTGGTACAGATTACATGTTAGCTGAATGCTGGATCGAGAACATGGAGACCTATTTTAAGATGATTATCTGTACTGACGTTGAGAGGTGGATAGTAGCTACATTTCTCCTCCAGGATGAGGCAAAGCAGTGGTGGGATTTTGTACTGAAGACAAAGGATGTGGCCACCTTGACCTGGAGATGTTTTGTTGGACTCTTTCGAGATAAGTATTTTCCGGCTTCTGCTAGAGAGCAATTGGGGATCGACTTTATCTCACTAGTTCAAGGAACTATGAGTGTCAGAGACTATGAGGCTCGATTTTCACAACTGTATCGGTTTGTCTGGCCGATGGATGCAGAAAAGTTGGCTCGTAGGTTCGAACAAGGACTGAACTATGAGATCAGGGAGAGGATGATTATCCTTCGACTGCCTACTGTGGCAATGATATTGGATAGGGCTATAGCAATCGAGCGGGAACTCCAGGCTTCTCGTGGGGAGTCATCAATCGTAGGAGATTTCCgaggaaagggaaaggcaattgcGGAAGGCAGTAATGCACCAGGTACTCAAGATGGGTCTCGGAAAAGACAGAAGACTTGTCAGCAGGCTCCTGTTGGTGTAGCCGCTGAACCTACTTGGATTGCACCTGTTGGGCAAGCTGTGCCTTTGAGATGTTTTAACTGCAACGAGTTGGGGCATGTGGCTAGGAATTGTGTGAAGCCGAAGTGCAGGAAATGTTACAAGTGTGGGCTGAAGGGACATGTTGTTCGGGAGT GTTTACTTGTTGATTTTAGTTTGACCTATGAGTGTGGcatgttgtga